In Trichlorobacter lovleyi, the DNA window ATGTTGTTGTCACCGATGACGTTGTAGGCGGCCTGAATGGATGAGTAGTAGGAGCCGTCACCGGATTTGACCTGATGGGCCGCGTCGTAGGTGTAGTTGGCAGTGATGGAGCTGTTTGCGGTGATGGTCAGCAGGCAGTCGCCGGTACCGCTGCAGGCACCGTTGCTCCAGCCGTCAAAGAAGGAGTAGCGGGGTGTCTGGTGCAGGGTAACGGTGGTGCCTTCAGGAAATGAGCCGCTGCAGTTGGCGTTACAGGCAATACCGGCAGGATCGCTGATGATGGTACCGCTGCCGGTGCCGTTAAAGAGCAGGCTGAGGGTGTAGCTGGGGAGCAGACCAACATCAATAAAGCGAAAGGATTTACCGCCCAGAGCCTGGACATTGCCGTATGCACTGGTGGGGCTCAAGGAGTGGCTGCCGTCATCCTGCGAGATACCTGATCCAAAGTCGGCGGCAGTGGCTGCTGAGAAGGTCTGGTAGTCAAAGCGGATTGTGCCGTCGGGAAAGAGTACGACTTCAAAGGTGTTGGGCAGGAAACCGCCTTCATCACTCCAGGTTTCTGTCTGCCACTCGATAACAATCCGCTCTGGACTGGTCTTGTGCTGGATAAAGACGCCGCCGTAACCGTAGGAGGAGAGGTCGTTGTTCCAGGGGCTGATGACCGGACCTTTACCGGTGATCCCCAGGCTGAAGGCGTAGGTTGAGCTGGTTGTGCTGAACCAAATGGAGCCGTTGGTATCAACGGTGATCTGGTTGTAGGGCTGGCGGTAGAAGGTGAAGCCGGAGAAGGAGGCAGGCAGGGTGTAGGTAAGGACAGTATCGTCGCCGATTAGTGCATCGTAATCGGCAGTGGATGTTTCAGGGAAAACAGCGTCGGTGCCTTCCCAGGTGTAGCTTACTTCCGAGAGTTGGTAGATGCCGTCGGTGGTAGTTGCAGGGGATACAACCGGGATGGCCAGCAGTAGGCATGCTGCGCAGGCCAAGGGCGCATACTTCATCAGGGGCTCCTGCAGGAAAATTGGCGGCTAAGAACGTTCGGCTCGCCTTAGACCTGCATAGCAATTTGTTTGCCACTGTTGTTTTTGAAGGAGATAAAGCAAGGCTGCTTGGAACAGGATGTGCCGCTGTTGGTTAACATAACTAACTGAAGGGGAGGGTTTCATGTCCAGAGACGAGCATCATGTCGTTCCCAATCCTGATAGTGGCTGGGATGTTAAGCGTAACGGTGCCCAAAGGGCTTCAGTGCATACCGACACCAAGCAGGATGCCGTGGATAAGGGTCGTGAGATTAGCCAGAATCAGGGAACGGAACTTGTCATTCACAACAAGGATGGAAAGATTTCAAACTCTGACAGTCATGGAAATGATCCGTGCCCGCCTAAAGACAAAAGATAGACGGGGGATAAAACGACAAACCAAGTGGTAATTTTTTTTACACACGGCAACAGCCACCCCTGCTTGCAACAGCAAAATGTTGTCAAAACAGGTTGTTGCGTAAAGTGTAAAATATTTTTGCACTTTACGTACAAATAGATTGAAGTGCTTGAAATTTGGTTTGATTTATGGAGTGAAATGCTTTTTGCCTGAACCTGGCGACTATGTACTGCTGGTTTTGGGGCACTTCCAATTGCTGTCCGACTCATGCGCATTCTACCAGGTTGGTGTTTTTCTTTGGCGGAGTGGCAGTGTATCATTCTATACGCTTGTTCTAAGCGCGGGTAGGTCGGTCTTGGGTATTGTTTTATCCATCGATGCACCCTATCACCCCAAAATTACCACTCGGATTATCAAGGTAACTGTAATTGTGATTGCCGCTGAATGTTTAGTGTTAATTGCCAAAATCATTGTTTTTTTATATAAAAACCAGCGCTATCAGTATACTCCTGCTCAACAGCTATAAATAGATTGTTATAATATTTGTCAGTGTCATTTTTTGCAACATGCCAGTCTCCTGTTTGTATGAATAAATTCATACACCTTATCAATATAGTAGTCATATCCGCATCATTCAAAGCGCATTCTGCTTTGAATCTTCTAAAAAGATCATCAGGTATATTTCTCAAATTTATTACCCTTGGCATATTAACCTCTTTTGATGTTACATGTGTTACACATGTAACATATGTAACACATTGTTATAATAATACAAATGGTGCACGTGTATTATTTACATGATTAGTATTACATGTAAATAACGTATTAACCGGATCATTCGTCGCAGCTATTCCGGAATACGTATAAAGAGGGTACACGTGCAGAGTAAAAGCCTTGCAGATCGGCCACATGCCAGTTGCGCCAACCCGCTAACAAGCAATATTATCCAACAAATCCGCACATCACCTCCATCACGCCTGGTCAGCGACGGTCGCTCCAACGTCACAGGCCGTTACCCCAGTCTCAAGATGGGACACACCATTCAGTTTGAGAGCCATAAGGTTGAATTGGCTTTCATCAGGGAGTACGAATTTGACGATGGTGTGTTGGAATATTACGACCAGCCCGGACCTATCAAAATATCCTACCGCACTAGCAGCGGGCGCCAGACTACCGCCATGACTACCCCAGATTTTTTTGTCATAAGGAGTGACGGTACGGCTGGCTGGGAAGAATGCAAAACCGAACAAGATTTGGAACAACTATCCGGAAAATCAGAGCGTTTCGTGCGCGACGAAACCGGGAAGTGGCGGTGTCCACCCGGTGAGGAATATGCAGCTCAGTATGGGCTTTACTTTCGAGTCCGGTCATCAGGTGAGATCAACTGGATATGGCAGCGCAACACGGAGTTCCTGACTGACTATCTCCAAAGCCCCAACCATCCCATCGAGCCTGAAGCCGAAACATTTTTCACGGCACTGGTTGCATGCAAGCAAGGCATTCTTCTCTCAGAGCTGACCGAGCACATTGGCCGATACTCTTCCGACGACATCTTCCTGCTGATAGCCAGAAACAAGCTCTATGTAGATCTCCACAGGCATCCACTCGGCGAACCGGATCGTGTTCCGATCTTCACCGGTAAAGAGCACACGTGCATTCATCATCCGCCTGCATACAAACTGACTGGTGCCGCCATCACTATCGAAGCTGGTGCAGAGCTTATCTGGAGCGGCAAGTTGTTCACAATTGTAAATGCCGGCGAGCAAGAACTCTGGTTGCAAGGCGGCGATGCCGGTGGATTGACATCGCTACACTACAAGAATTTTGAAGAGCTGATAAAAGTCGGTTCAATCAGGGGAACGGAAAAAGCCCGGGATACCGACGGAATACTCGAGTTGCTGCGAGGGAAAAGCCCGGAAATTTATGCCGATGCCAATCGTAAGTATGAACTCATAGCCCCCTATCTTTCAGGCGATGCCCAACAACAGGCATCCTCGACCATATATGCATGGTTGGAGAAATATAGAGATGCGGAACTACGCTACGGCTACGGCTATCTGGGGTTGCTCGACAGGAAATCCGAACGGGGCAATCGCCTGCCCAAGCTGCCTGCAAAAACCTACGAATTAATGGAAACCAGCATTGAAGAGCACTATCTCAATCCGACATTGACAAGCCCCATAAGCGTCTATGGCCACTATTGCAATGCGTGCAAAGCGGTTGATGTGATTGCTGCCAGCTTTAAAACCTTCGTTAAGTATCTGAAAAAAAGCGATGCCACTGATACGGAGCAGCGTCGAAAGGGAGCGCGGTCAGCCTATCAGGTTGCCATTTTTTATTGGGAACTCTCACTGACTACACCACGCCATGGTGAGCGGCCTTACGAGGTCGGCCACATTGACCATACCGAGCTTGATATCGAATTGGTCGACTCCCTGACGGGAGCAAATCTGGGAAGGCCGTGGCTGACACTGATGATGGATGCCAACTCCAGGATTGTTTTGGCATTTGTACTTTCATTCGAATCACCCAGTTACAGGTCATGCATGTTGGTCATGCGCGAGTGTGTCCGGCTTCATGGGCGCTTGCCCCAAACGATTGTCGTCGACAGAGGTGCTGAGTTTAAAAGCGTTTACTTTGAACAACTCGTGGCATTTCACTGCATGACAAAAAAGAACCGGCCAGGTGCAAAACCCAGGTTCGGGTCCGTGCTGGAGAGGCTATTCGGCATTACCAACCAACGCTTCATTCATGCCCTGCTTGGCAACACTCAAATCATGACCAATGTCCGCCAGGTTACCAAGTCGGTAAATCCGGCCAACCTGGCTG includes these proteins:
- a CDS encoding Mu transposase C-terminal domain-containing protein, coding for MQSKSLADRPHASCANPLTSNIIQQIRTSPPSRLVSDGRSNVTGRYPSLKMGHTIQFESHKVELAFIREYEFDDGVLEYYDQPGPIKISYRTSSGRQTTAMTTPDFFVIRSDGTAGWEECKTEQDLEQLSGKSERFVRDETGKWRCPPGEEYAAQYGLYFRVRSSGEINWIWQRNTEFLTDYLQSPNHPIEPEAETFFTALVACKQGILLSELTEHIGRYSSDDIFLLIARNKLYVDLHRHPLGEPDRVPIFTGKEHTCIHHPPAYKLTGAAITIEAGAELIWSGKLFTIVNAGEQELWLQGGDAGGLTSLHYKNFEELIKVGSIRGTEKARDTDGILELLRGKSPEIYADANRKYELIAPYLSGDAQQQASSTIYAWLEKYRDAELRYGYGYLGLLDRKSERGNRLPKLPAKTYELMETSIEEHYLNPTLTSPISVYGHYCNACKAVDVIAASFKTFVKYLKKSDATDTEQRRKGARSAYQVAIFYWELSLTTPRHGERPYEVGHIDHTELDIELVDSLTGANLGRPWLTLMMDANSRIVLAFVLSFESPSYRSCMLVMRECVRLHGRLPQTIVVDRGAEFKSVYFEQLVAFHCMTKKNRPGAKPRFGSVLERLFGITNQRFIHALLGNTQIMTNVRQVTKSVNPANLAVWTLQRLKDKLEQYFTQLYHDLDHPALGESPRNAFERGVIKHGCRSMKLIRYDDAFVLSTLPTTPKGYARVIRSRGIKLNHIYYWHGNLRLAAGMDVAVRYDPYDIGTIHAFVKGEWICCHSQYHAILQGHSEKEIELITLEIKKRFNNHNRNLAINAQKIAAFIAESKRIELELKGQRKAAEMRAAAGFVEQEKVVEPECRPLELGELEGLDVYGELTL
- a CDS encoding DUF2188 domain-containing protein gives rise to the protein MSRDEHHVVPNPDSGWDVKRNGAQRASVHTDTKQDAVDKGREISQNQGTELVIHNKDGKISNSDSHGNDPCPPKDKR